TCGTGCCGTGGCGGTGCACCCGCTCGGCAAGCGCCCGCAGGCCGGGCAGGAAGCGATCGTGAGAAATGGCGCTCTGATTGGGTTGAACCGCGCCCGTCGGCCAGGCGACACCCGCAACGCCAGAAATAATAAGCCCCGCCCCGCCCCGGGCCTGCTCTTCATGATAGGCGATCAGCCGTTCGCCACACTGGCCATCCGGCTCGGACAGGCTGACCCCCATGGCCGTAACAAAGATGCGGTTACGCACATCGAGTGTTCCGATCCGACCCGGCGCGAGTAGATGCGCATAGTCATCGTTCGCCATCAGACATCATTCCTTATGTCATTGCCGCCACGCGTCATGCCGAGGCACTCGCCACAAGGGGAGGGTAATCGATATACCCCCTCTCCTCACCCGCATAGAGCAGGGAGAAATCGGGTTTTGCCAGCGGCGCGTTGTCGCGAAGCCTTTCAACAAGATCGGGATTGGCAATAAAGGCCCGGCCGAAACTGACGGCATCCGCCCTGTCCTGCTCGAGCAGCCTTCGAGCCGAATCGGACTTCAGATTGTTGTTGGCGATTATCGGGCCCGACCAGCGCCCCCGCAGCATTTTCAGGATCGGCAGGTCAGGAATCTGCATATCGACAAGATGCAGATAGGCCAGTCCCAGACCGTCAACCGCCTGAACGAACGGGAGAAACGTATCGACGGGGTTGGCCGGGTCCATGCCGTTATAGGGGTTGCCCGGCGAGATACGGAACCCGACGCGATCCGCACCGATTGCGGCTGACATGGCCTCCAATACCTGAACTGGAAAGCGGATCCGGTTTTGCACTCCGCCGCCATAATCATCGTCGCGCGCGTTACTGATGGGATTGAGAAACTGGTTGATCAGATAACCGCTGGCACAATGCAGTTCTACGCCGTCCATCCCTGCGTCCATGGCATTTCTGGCTGCGGTCGCAAAATCATCGATCAGTGCCGGGATTTCGCTCCTCGGAATGGCGCGGGGCATGGCCGTGGGTGCCGGCACACCATCCGGACCGGGGACTTTTTCCGGACAGGAAATCGCAGACGGCGCGATGATATCCGCTTCGAATCCCCGATTGGCTGGCACGACCACACGGCCACAGTGCATGAGTTGCATGACTATTCGCCCCCGCGCTTGTGAACGGCGCTCGTTACGGCCCGCCAACCCTCGATCTGCGCCTCACTATGGATACCCGGTGTGCGCCAATAACCCTTACCCGCTGGTGTCGGCTGCACACCCTCCGTCACGAGCAAACCGGCGGTGGCGCGCTGTCGATAATAATCCACCATCAGCGAGGTTGGAATGTCGTCATCCCCTGCGCGACCACGAGTCATCGGCGCCATAACGATCCGATTGGAAAGCGCTATTCCACCAAGAAGTGTGGGGACAAATAAAGGATCAACCACGTAGTTCGCTTTCAATATGGACCGTTGACCGGTGTTTGCGTCGTAAACTATACCTTTGGATACGCAATTCAAGGATGATGCGCATGAATTATGGTTTTGAAGGACGGGTCGCGCTGGTGACCGGAGCGGGCGGCGGAATCGGTCGCGCCACAGCGATCGCCTTCGCTGCATCGGGAGCATCGGTTGTTGTATCTGACATCGCTGAGGAAGGAGGACGGGAAACCGTCGAACTCATCGTAAAAGCTGGCGGCCGCGCACTTTTTCAACGGTGCAATGTTGCTGACCCGGAAGATGTAAAGGCGTTGATCAATCACACGATCACTGAATTTGGCGCTCTCGACTTCGCCCATAATAACGCGGGCATCAACAGTCCGACGGCCAACGAATATGAGGACGACGTCTGGGCACGCAGCCTGTCGATCAACCTGTCAGGCATCATGTATTGTATGCGCGAGGAAGCAGAGGCGATGCTCAAGCGCGGCAAGGGTGCCATCGTCAACACCGCTTCCATCAACGGGCTTGTCGGCAACGGCGCACAACCTGCCTATGTTGCGGCCAAGCATGGCGTGGTTGGCCTTACTCGTCACGGCGCGCTGCGCTGGGCCAAAAATGGCATTCGCGTCAACGCCGTGTGCCCCGGCGTTATCGAAACTCCGATGACAGCACCGCTCACATCAAACCCAGAAATGCGCAAGGTTCTGGATGGCATGACTCCGATGGGTCGCATGGGTCAACCCGAAGAAATCGCCGCAGCGGTGCTCTGGCTTTGCTCCGATCAGGCCAGTTTCGTTACTGGCCATCCTCTGGTCGTCGACGGCGGTGCCACCGCCTGAACGACGAGGTGGCACCGCATTCTACGGGGTGGTCCTGATCGGGACCGCCCCCGTAGCACGCCATCAAACTGCAACTGGAAATCGCCGATAGGCACGGGGTTTGCAGAATTGTTATTCTACACATCAAGCCAGGTTGGGCGCGCCCTCCGTGGTCACCAAGTCCGTGATGCGCACGATCCGCGGATTATATTTGACGGTTTTAACTGCGATCGAGGTTTCGATATGGTGGACACCCGGCAACGATAATATCTGTTCCGACGCCAGTTCATGCAATTGATCGAGATCGTCGAACAGGCAAATGGTCAGAATATTGAATCGGCCCATGGTAATCATCACCGCCTTCACCATCGGCAATTCAGAAATCTTCTGCCCGATCTCACGCGCATTCTGAATTTCCGCCTGAACACCGACAAAAGCGAGCTTGGCGGAATTGGCGAGCCCGAGGCTGGTGATCGCGGTAAAAGCGATCATTCCATCCTGCTGCAGCCGCTTGATCCGTCCGCGCACCGTCCCTTCGGTGACTTTAAGATCAGCCGCTATCTTGCGGTTCGACACGCGCGCGTCACGCGCCAATATTTCGATTAACTGCCTGTCGAGTTCATCAAGTTGCGGCGTGCTCATATCATTCCCTCGCCTCGATCGGCGCCACATCAAAGTGGTATTTGAGGACATCGAGCGCAATCGCCGGAGTAATCGAGCGGATACCGCGCACGTTCGCGAATTTGGCCGACATGAGATTCGACAGTTCGTCAAAATCACGCAGCACGACCAACAGGTCGATGTCGTAACGTCCCGTGACCAGATGTGCAGCGAACACTTCCGGAAAAGCTGCCAGTTCCTCGGCCACTTCGGATGCCGGTCGCCCCTTCACTTCTATCACCATCTGCATGAGCACATTATAACCATGCGCCGCAAAGTCCGACACCGCGACCACACGCAGCTTATTGGCATCCTCCAGGCGGCGAATGCGTGCCGAAACGGTCGCCGCCGTCAGGTCGAGCATGTCGGCAATCTGCTGATTGGTCGCTCGCCCGTTGGCCCGCAGAAGCTCTACGATCTTCCAATCGACGTTATCGACGGCGAAACGATCACCCATGCGTTTACCTGATCCCTTGTTAGTTGGCACCTGCCCCCCTGTTCTAATAAAGGTCAACTGGAATGTGCATCACGCCCCCGCACAGTCGACGACGTTGCGGACGCACCGAGTTCGTGTCCCATCATCGCGAGACTAAAGCCAACTTGTAGCGCGGATAGCGATGGTCACCGACCGACGCAAAGCGGATTATCGGAACATCCGGTTCGGGGACCGAAAGCACCGCCTCATCCCGCCGCGGCCGTGGAGCGCACCCGCACACTCAATGCTTCGTCCAGCGCATCCAGCGCCGCCCGGCCCCGCTCCACCTTTATGCTTGCCAGCCATCCAAACAGCGCGGCCAGAAATCCGAACGGAATGACGACGCTGAGCGCAATCCGAAGCGAATGAATATCGTTGCCGAGCGACTCGCTGATTACGCCAACCGCCCATGGTCCGACACAAAAGCCGATCAGAGTCGTTACCGACAGGAACAGGGCCGTTGCGCCCGCACGGATGCGACCGGGCAATATATATTGCAGCGTCGCCAGGAAACCGACCGACCACCCGCCACCCAACAGGCCGGCGGGAATGGCGAGCAATCGGGCAACAGCAAAGCTGTCGGCCCAGGTCGCAACGAGGATCGCCATCGTCGCGGCACCCACCGCAATGGCGGAAAGCCGTGCTGGCCAGACCATGCCCCGACGCGACATCCGGTCGGAAATGGCTCCGAACGAGAGCATACCGATTATACCCGACAGCCCGAAATTTACCGCAAACGTCGTTTTGGCAACCACCGGATCAAGCCCGTAACTGCGCGCAAACAACTCCGGCCCCCAATAGCCGAAAGCGACGCCCGACAACGCTCCACAGGCAAAGGCCAGCATCATCCATACATAAGCCGGCGTGGCACCGAGCGCCCGCACCAGCGCCATGAACGGCATGGCTACGCCCGTGCGTCCACCAGACGAAACGCGCTCCGGCTCGCGGATCACAAGCAAAGCCACGATCGCCAGCACCACGCCGATGCCACCCATGAGATAAAATGCGCTGCGCCATTCGAAATGCGCAGCAATGGCGGGTCCACCGCCCTGACCTGCGATCTGACCAATATAAGTCGCAAGCCCCAAGATCGCGAAAGCCATGCCCCGACGTTCGGCACGAAAATAGTCGGACAGCAGCGAATAAGCTGGCGCAACAAAAGCCGCTTCACCGACCCCAACTCCGACCCGCGCCAATGACAAGTCCAAAAGACTGGTCGCCAGTCCCGTCGCTGCGGTCGCGCAACTCCAGAGCAAGCAGCCTATGGCGATGATCCGAACGCGCGACCACCGATCCGCCAGTCGGGCGAATGGAACGCCGAGCACCACATAAAGCAGCACGAAAGCCGGCCCCATCAACAGGCCCATCGTTCCGTCGCCAACGCCGAATTCAGCCTTGATCGGCCCGACCAGTCCCGTGATCAGATAACGGTCGGCAAAGCTGAAAATATAGATAAACAACAGCGTCGCGAGAACGACCCAGGGATTGGAAGCGCGGGTCATGGGCATTTACCTCCTCAATCGCGAAACAGCGATCCGCCATTGACGTGCCACAACTGGCCATTGACCCACGCGCTGTCTTCCGACGCCAGAAAGGCGACAGCCGCCGCGATATCCTCTGGCTGGCCGAGCCGCCGATGAGGCACGGTGCGCAGCATTGAGGTGACATATTCGTCGGTCAGATGCTCCGCCACTGCCTCGGTCAGGACCACGCCCGGACAAATGCCGTTGGCGCGAATGCCCTTCTTGCCGTATTTGCGCGCAACGTGGCGGACAAGGGCGTGAACCGCGTTCTTTGTCATTGGATAGGCAACCTGCAACGGATTGCCTCCGATCGCCGCACCGGAAGACGTATAGATCATCGCTCCGCCACCGCTCTCGATCAGCACGGGCAAGGCGGCCTGGGTCGCGAGGAAATGGCTCTTGGCGTTAATCGCGAAGGATCGATCCAGCACTTCTTCGGTGCAATTCAGCACGTCGATGTCACCTTCTGTCCCGCCCGCAAGGTTGGAATGATAGAAGTTGAGCGCACCGAACTCGTCGATCGCCATTGCCACGATGGCAGCCTGCGATGCTGCTTTGGTTCCATCAAGATGCACGCCAACCGCCTTGCCACCGCCACCACGGATGGCGGCGGCCGTATCAACCGCCCATTGTTCGACGATATCGCCAATGACGACGCTCGCACCTTCCTCAGCAAGACGCCGCGCTGTCGCGGCACCGATGCCTCGTCCGCCGCCCGCCACCACGCCTACCTTGCCAGCTAATCCGCGCACTTCCGTCTCCAATGCAATTTATGCGTTATTTTCTAGAATTATTTATACGCGTTACACGGGCGTATTCAAGTTAATACTTTTGATTTGCGTAATCCACGTCCGTCGTCGGAAAGTCGATCAGAGTATCGGCCGCCGATCCTTCCAGGGCGCAGCTTTCTCCAGTTGGCCCGCCAGACGAAACAGCGTCGCTTCGTCGCCGTAACGCCCCATGAACATCACGCCGATGGGCAGCCCCGTGCTCGACATGCTGAGCGGCACCGACATGGCCGGCTGGCCGGTCATATTGGCAAGCTGGGTGAAGGGAGAGAAGGTCGCCGCGCGCTCGCCCCAATGCATGAAATCAGTATCGGGTGAGAGGTTGATCCGCCCGATCGCGAGCGGCGGCGCACCGAGCGTGGGCGACAGGATTACGTCGTAGTTCGCCATGAACCGCGCCACCGCCAGCGCTGCGGTCTGAAGCGTGTTATTGGCGCGGGCAAAATCCATTCCCGTGGTTTTCTGCCCATAGGCGACGAAGTCCCGCGTGATCTGTTCCAGCACATCGGGTCCGATCGCCACACCCGTAGCTTTCGCACGGTCGAGCATATCGGCAGCGACCGACGACGCGATCAGCACGAAGCTGGCCCCACCCAGCGCAGCCGCATCGATTGGCGGCGCAGCTTCCTCAACATGATGCCCAAGGCTTTCGCACAGCCGCGCCGCCGCCCGCGCAGCTTCGACACATTCCGGATCGATCGGGCTACCCGTCGCAGATTTCAACATCAGCGCCACGCGCAACCGCTGCGGCGCTTTCGTCACCTGCGACAGAAAACTCTCGCCGGGCGTCGGCGCCGCATAACGGCTACCCAGTTCCGGCCCCTGCGTCGCATCAAGGATAGCCGCCGAATCGCGCACGCTGCGAGATACGGCATGATGAACCGACAGACCCGCCCAGCCCTCGGTACGCGGTGGCCCCATTGGCACACGCCCCCGACTCGGCTTCAAGCCAAAAAGTCCGCAACAGGATGCCGGAATACGGATGGAGCCTCCGCCATCTGTGGCGTGAGCCGCGGGCAGCACACCCGCTGCCACCGCCGCCGCCGCTCCGCCCGACGATCCGCCGGTGGTATGAGCCGGGTTCCACGGGTTGCGGGTATCACCGGTCAGTTTATTCTCGGTCGTGCCTGTCAGGCCCAGTTCGGGCACTGTGGTCTTGCCAAAAACGACAAAACCCGCCCGCTCGATCCGGTTGACCAATTCCGATGTAACATCGGGCCGGTAGCCCTTGAAGAAACGGCTACCATTTTCGGTAGGCAGACCCGCGATATAGGTATTGAGATCCTTCAGCAGCCAGGGAGCGCCGGTAAACGGCCCCTGTGGCAGACCTTTGGCGATCGCCGCCCGACCATAAGCATAATGCCTCTGGGCAATGAAGTTGAAACGCGGGTTGAGCGCCTCCGCTCGGGCGATCGCGCGGTCCAGCAACTCCGTTGGCGACACCTGTCGCTTGCGGACCAGTTCGGCGAGCCCCAGCGCATCATGGCTATCGAGCGGATCGGCGGCCTTTACCGCCGCGCCAGTCGAAATATTCGCCATGCCCAGCGCCGCCGCGCCACTCGCCACAATCTCGCGGCGAGTCATGCCCCTGCCTTCGCCCATATCCTGCTCCTCAGCCCTGCGCATAATAGCGCGAAAAAGCGTGTGCGGAATTGCGGGGTCAGCCCAGTGACAGGAGCCACATTCGCTTCAGACATTTGACCCTCTCCGATTCAACGCATCATTTTTATTGATTGGACGATATTACACTATTTGCGAAATTCAAGCTTATTTTGATTACGCATTATTCAGAAAAAACGCCTTTTATACCAACAAGCGCGAAAAATATGATCATTGACCTCTTTCATTGCTTGCTACTGCACACCCCGGCCAGCGTCGCGATCAAAACTGGCGACAATCATCACTCACCCGATATATTCGTAATTTACATGCCTTTAAGATACGCATACAATCAGTATCAACAGGTCGCGCATGTTGATTGCGTTTTGACCGGAAAAATATGTCGGACACATAAATCAAGACATTATTAAAGGATCGGATTGCTGATGAGTCAGGATTTTTCAGGCCAGGTCGCCATCGTCACAGGTGGTAGCGACGGCATCGGCCTCGCGACCGCCGCACTGCTCGTGCGCCGTGGCGCGCAGGTTGTCATTTGCGGACGTCGACAGGAACAGCTCGATAAAGCGCTGGCCCGAATCGCGAGCGAAGGCGGCAAGGCAGAAGCGATCCAGCTCGACGTCTCGGACGATGTGGCCTTTACCGCGATGGTCGAGGGCGTCGGTCAGAAATATGGCCGTCTCGACATGATGGTCAATAATGCCATGTCCGCTCACTATGCTCCGATTTCCCAGCTAACGCTGGAACAGTGGCGCAAGGATTTCACGGTCAATGCCGACGCTGTCTTCGTCGGCACCAAGGCCGCGATGAAAGTCATGGCGGCGGCCGGCAAGGGAGCCATCGTCAATATTTCTTCGACCTGCGGCATTCGCGCGACCCCCAACATGTCGAGCTATTCTGCGTCAAAGGCTGCGCTTATCCAGTTCACAGCCGTCGCCGCGATGGAAGGTGCCCGGTTAGGCATCCGTGTCAACGCCATCGTACCGGGTCAGGTGCAAACCGCCGGAACGGAAGATTTTGCCGCTCGCGCGCCGGAAATCGCGGGCAAGACGATGGACGCCATCCCCATGGGCCGTGGCGGTCGCCCGGAGGAGTTGGCAGAAGCCATCGTCTTTATGCTTTCCGACGCCGCAAGCTATATTACCGGCGCGGCGCTGCCCGTCGATGGTGGCAAGGCGGCGCAGCTTTACATGCCGGGCTGACACCGCCTTGATCGGCGCAAAAAAATAAAGCGTGCGCCAAAGGTGACACGCCAAATAATTGAGGAGAATGAATGATGGCAGGACGTCTGGACGGCCGCGCGGCGATCGTGACCGGCGCGGGGCGCGGCATCGGTCGCGCCATAGTCGAA
This genomic stretch from Sphingomonas paeninsulae harbors:
- a CDS encoding SDR family NAD(P)-dependent oxidoreductase — protein: MNYGFEGRVALVTGAGGGIGRATAIAFAASGASVVVSDIAEEGGRETVELIVKAGGRALFQRCNVADPEDVKALINHTITEFGALDFAHNNAGINSPTANEYEDDVWARSLSINLSGIMYCMREEAEAMLKRGKGAIVNTASINGLVGNGAQPAYVAAKHGVVGLTRHGALRWAKNGIRVNAVCPGVIETPMTAPLTSNPEMRKVLDGMTPMGRMGQPEEIAAAVLWLCSDQASFVTGHPLVVDGGATA
- a CDS encoding Lrp/AsnC family transcriptional regulator; translated protein: MSTPQLDELDRQLIEILARDARVSNRKIAADLKVTEGTVRGRIKRLQQDGMIAFTAITSLGLANSAKLAFVGVQAEIQNAREIGQKISELPMVKAVMITMGRFNILTICLFDDLDQLHELASEQILSLPGVHHIETSIAVKTVKYNPRIVRITDLVTTEGAPNLA
- a CDS encoding Lrp/AsnC family transcriptional regulator — protein: MGDRFAVDNVDWKIVELLRANGRATNQQIADMLDLTAATVSARIRRLEDANKLRVVAVSDFAAHGYNVLMQMVIEVKGRPASEVAEELAAFPEVFAAHLVTGRYDIDLLVVLRDFDELSNLMSAKFANVRGIRSITPAIALDVLKYHFDVAPIEARE
- a CDS encoding spinster family MFS transporter, which gives rise to MTRASNPWVVLATLLFIYIFSFADRYLITGLVGPIKAEFGVGDGTMGLLMGPAFVLLYVVLGVPFARLADRWSRVRIIAIGCLLWSCATAATGLATSLLDLSLARVGVGVGEAAFVAPAYSLLSDYFRAERRGMAFAILGLATYIGQIAGQGGGPAIAAHFEWRSAFYLMGGIGVVLAIVALLVIREPERVSSGGRTGVAMPFMALVRALGATPAYVWMMLAFACGALSGVAFGYWGPELFARSYGLDPVVAKTTFAVNFGLSGIIGMLSFGAISDRMSRRGMVWPARLSAIAVGAATMAILVATWADSFAVARLLAIPAGLLGGGWSVGFLATLQYILPGRIRAGATALFLSVTTLIGFCVGPWAVGVISESLGNDIHSLRIALSVVIPFGFLAALFGWLASIKVERGRAALDALDEALSVRVRSTAAAG
- a CDS encoding SDR family NAD(P)-dependent oxidoreductase, with product MRGLAGKVGVVAGGGRGIGAATARRLAEEGASVVIGDIVEQWAVDTAAAIRGGGGKAVGVHLDGTKAASQAAIVAMAIDEFGALNFYHSNLAGGTEGDIDVLNCTEEVLDRSFAINAKSHFLATQAALPVLIESGGGAMIYTSSGAAIGGNPLQVAYPMTKNAVHALVRHVARKYGKKGIRANGICPGVVLTEAVAEHLTDEYVTSMLRTVPHRRLGQPEDIAAAVAFLASEDSAWVNGQLWHVNGGSLFRD
- a CDS encoding amidase yields the protein MGEGRGMTRREIVASGAAALGMANISTGAAVKAADPLDSHDALGLAELVRKRQVSPTELLDRAIARAEALNPRFNFIAQRHYAYGRAAIAKGLPQGPFTGAPWLLKDLNTYIAGLPTENGSRFFKGYRPDVTSELVNRIERAGFVVFGKTTVPELGLTGTTENKLTGDTRNPWNPAHTTGGSSGGAAAAVAAGVLPAAHATDGGGSIRIPASCCGLFGLKPSRGRVPMGPPRTEGWAGLSVHHAVSRSVRDSAAILDATQGPELGSRYAAPTPGESFLSQVTKAPQRLRVALMLKSATGSPIDPECVEAARAAARLCESLGHHVEEAAPPIDAAALGGASFVLIASSVAADMLDRAKATGVAIGPDVLEQITRDFVAYGQKTTGMDFARANNTLQTAALAVARFMANYDVILSPTLGAPPLAIGRINLSPDTDFMHWGERAATFSPFTQLANMTGQPAMSVPLSMSSTGLPIGVMFMGRYGDEATLFRLAGQLEKAAPWKDRRPIL
- a CDS encoding SDR family NAD(P)-dependent oxidoreductase, coding for MSQDFSGQVAIVTGGSDGIGLATAALLVRRGAQVVICGRRQEQLDKALARIASEGGKAEAIQLDVSDDVAFTAMVEGVGQKYGRLDMMVNNAMSAHYAPISQLTLEQWRKDFTVNADAVFVGTKAAMKVMAAAGKGAIVNISSTCGIRATPNMSSYSASKAALIQFTAVAAMEGARLGIRVNAIVPGQVQTAGTEDFAARAPEIAGKTMDAIPMGRGGRPEELAEAIVFMLSDAASYITGAALPVDGGKAAQLYMPG